In Chitinophaga oryzae, the sequence GAGATAGCTTTTCAGGAACGCTCTGCCTCCCTTTATTTCTTCCGGTCCCCATTTGCTGTCGGTGCTTACGCCCCAGAAATACTGCATATAAGGGATGGTGTCCCGGTCGAAATTAGCATAGGCCGATATGTTTTCCTTAAAAGGGTGGTCTGTCAGGTACATCATCGGTTGTTCGAAAGTAGGATCGCTGCCCCCGGGATTGCTTCTGATATCGAGGATGAGGTTCGGTACAGCGTTTTTATCCAGCGACTGGAACACACTGTCGATAAAACGCACATATCCAGGGAACCTCGGATCATCTGCCCCGTCTGCCATGCTGAAGATGCGGAAGCTGAGAAGTCCCGTAGCGTTATCCACCATCCGGAAGCTGTACTTCGGCTGTACGTTGTAGTCAATCAGGCTGTCCACCACAGCACTGTAACGATGCGTCAGGTTCTCCTTGCGGACTGGCAGGGTAACGGCAGGCAGGGTAACCGTTTTTACTTCCTTACTGTAGGGCGGATTGAAAGTAACGGTAAAGTTGTCCTTCACGCCATACTCGATCATATAACGGTAATTGAAGGAACGCTGTACGCTTCCGGTCCATTTCTGCGTGGCGTTAAACCCGTCAGCCGTGAAGTACTTATAAAACGACTGCATCAGGATAGTGTCCGGCACGCCGTTAATGCTCAGTACACGCGAGCCCGCTGGTATCTCTGCTGTCTGATGGTTGAAGATGATGTTGCCCTGAATATACTTCAGATCGTAGGGAAAATAACCACGCTGACGGTTGTAAAAATCCATCAGGTCTTTTCCCACTTCGGTGTAGTTATGACAGCTGCCTTCGAAATCGGTCAACCGTAATATGACTTTGAAGTATTCGGTGGTGGGCATCGGCTTCCTGATTTCTCTGAAAGCCACTTTATAAATACTGTCTACCTGCTTTTTGGTGCGGTAGCGGTACAATCCCGAATTGGCTTTTTCCCGGATATCCCGAAAAAGCTGAAGGTCTTCCTTCATCTCACGGGCGGTCAGTACTCTGTTGTAGATTTTCAGGCTGTCGTCCGTAGACGGTGGCGCAGCGGCCGCTTTCAGGGCCAGTGATGGTGACAGCAAAAACAATAAGAACAATTTTCTCATAAGTTATTCTCCGGTGGCAAATATTGGTTGATATATTTGTTGCAGGGAGTGAAATTAAAACAGTTTTTTGATTTATCCCCTACAGGTATGTCAAATGCTATCTCTTTTGCAGGGTAAACTTACTTCACGCTCATAATAAGGCAAAGTGGCGCCGTAGCTTTGCCCAGGGAAATGATTACCTTTTAATCACATAAAAAAAACATCATGATACAGACTATCCGGGAAAGCTTATGGAGACAATTTGGTGGCAGCATCGATATGCTGACCAACGCCATCGCAGCTTATCCCGAAACGCTTTGGAACGAACAGAAAAAGTTCTTCTATATCTCCTATCATGTGGCCGTGTTCCTGGACTATTATTTGACCATCCCCGCAGGGCCGCTTACCTCTCCGCTTTCCTTCACGCTCAGTGATGATATTCCGGAGGAAGGTATCGACGACCTTGTGCCGGACAGGCTTTACAGTAAAGAAGAAATACTGGCCTATTTGCAGATAAGCAGAAAAAAATGCCATGACCTGATCTTTCAAATGACGGAAGATGATTTCGCACAGCTATGGGTAGAAACAGAAAGCAATAAAGTAATGCCTGTCCTGGAATTGTTCTTATACAATATGCGGCATGTACAGCATCATGCAGCACAGTTAAATATGATACTGAGAAAGAATACCGGTAATGCACCGCGTTGGGTGAGGGCTGCGAGGTGATTAGTAGAGATAATCTGCAATAAGTACCAATGGAGTACTTCCAAAAACCAAAAGAGGAAAACCGCTTTCGCTGTTTTCCTCTTCCTTGTATCCCGGATTGGATTCGAACCAATGACCTACTGCTTAGAAGGCAGTTGCTCTATCCAGCTGAGCTACCGAGACTTATATTTTGTTTTTTCCGTCAATGTGAAATAAATTCCTATATTTATCTCTCATTTTGGGAGTGCAAATTTATGGAAATCTTTTCCAATAAATCAAATTTAATTTAATTTTTCTAAAATACTGACTGAAAAATATGGACGTACAGATCGAAGAAAGCTGGAAAGAAATACTCAAAGATGAGTTCAACAAAACCTATTTTGCGGAGATTGTGATGCACCTGAAACATGAGAAAGCACTGGGGAAAACCATCTACCCGGCAGGTAACAACATTTTCAACGCCTTCCAACAAACGCCTTTCGACAAAGTAAAGGTAGTGATTTTAGGGCAAGACCCCTACCATGGTCCCGGACAGGCACATGGCCTCAGTTTCTCCGTACCGGACGGCATCAAACCGCCGCCGTCGCTGGGCAACATCTACAAGGAAATGCAAACCGATCTCGGCCTGGACATACCCACCAGCGGCAACCTTACCAAATGGGCGGAACACGGCGTGCTCCTGCTCAACGCGTTCCTGACGGTAAGGGCCAGCGAACCGGCATCCCATAGCAAAATCGGCTGGGAGAACTTTACCGACGCTGTCATCCGCAAAATATCAGACCTGAAAAACGATGTGGTATTTCTGCTGTGGGGCCGCTTCGCACAGGATAAACAAATCCTGATAGACGCTACCCGCCACCATATCCTGAAAGCGGCCCACCCCTCGCCTTTCAGCGCCGCCAACGGCTTCTTCGGCTGCAAACATTTTTCCAAAACCAACGAGCTCCTGCTGAAAGCCGGTATCGAACCGGTGGACTGGCGCCTCTGATCATTGGCATACTATCAGTATCTTTACGATAACCTCTCTGTTATGCTAAAAAATATACTGGGAAGAATTTATGCGCTGTACGCATTGCTGCTGTTCATCATCACAATGATGATCGTCTTTATCCCTATTTTAATCGCCTCTCTCTGGCCAGAGCCCAAGCCTACCGCCTTTTTCATCGCCATCGGCCGCCGGTGGATGAATATCTACCTGCCGCTGATAGGATGCCCGGCCAGGCTGAAAGGCCAGGAATATTTTGCCCCCGGCCAAACCTATGTGATCGTCTGCAACCACAACGCATTGATGGACATCCCCGTTACCACCGGTTATGTCCCCGGGGCCAATAAAACACTGGCGAAAGCCTCCATGGCTAAAATACCGGTATTCAATGTGCTGTACAAAATCGGCAGCATACTGGTAGACCGCAGCAGTGAAGCCAGCCGCAAACAAAGCGTCGTGGACATGAAACATGCCCTCAGCCTCGGCATCCACATGTTGCTCTACCCGAAGGTACCCGCAACCGCACCGCCGATCCGCTGAAACCATTCTATGACGGCGCTTTCGCGCTCGCCATAGATACCCAGACGCCACTGATGCCCTCCCTGCTTTTCAACACCAGGAAAATACAACCTCCCGGCAAAACATTCTTCGCGTGGCCACATCCTATCCACTATCACGTACTTCCTCCCATCCCCACCACCGGCATGACGCGCGACGACCTGCCGGCGCTGAAAGAGAGAGTATTTAAGCTGATGCAGGATTACTACGTCACAACAAAGGATAAACTGTAATCACAGAACAATAAAAACAAAGAACCCGTTTGAGTAACATCAAACGGGTTCTTTCATATGGGCATAGCGATAATATCAATACAAAGGGTTCTGCGTCATCTTCGGATTCGCTAACAGCTCGTTCAATGGAATAGGATAACGGAAATCCCTTTCCACATTACAGGAACGCGTCTCCACCAGCACCGGCGCCCCGGTAGCAGGGTCCACAGCGCCATGCACCTGCCCGTTCATTACATCCCCCAGTATACCCCAACGGCGGATATCATAAAAACGCGCGCCTTCAAACGCCAGCTCGGCGGTACGCTCGCGGCGTATCAGCTGCCGCAGCTTCTCCTGCGTATTATACTTGCCTGCATCCACTACGGGCATGCCTGCACGCGTACGGATATCATTCAGATGGTTGATCACATCAGGGTTCTGCCAGTCGCCCAGCTCCACCAATGCCTCGGCATAGTTCAGCAACACCTCGGCATAACGGATGATCATATAATCCAGCGAAGGACTGGCGCCGTTACGGTCTTTGGGATCGAGATATTTTTTCACCCAGAAACCGGTGGCGGTGCTGTTAAGGATGCCGATACGGTCACTGCCCTCGCTGGCAAACGGACGAAGCGTATCCTTTTCATACACCTGCCCGGGCACCAGCACAGAAGCTACCAGCCGCGGATCACGATTGTTTTTGTAGAAAGGATCTTTCTGGTATAAAGCCAGCGAATCAGGCCCCAGCTCCTGCAGTGTTTTACCCTGCAGCGTCTCAAAACTGTTGACCAGCTTCATCGTTGGCGATACGACTGTCTGTCCTCCCACGCCATAAGGTGCAAATGTTCTCCACGCATTGGAGCAACCGTTGTCCCGGAAAAATACCCGCTCTTTGTTCAACTCACCGGCATAGGTAAACAGCTCCGCAAAACTGTTGACTTTCGTATTGGTGCTGCGGTACAGCTTATACACGTTCTGGTCAATCACCTTCTGCGCAGCCATCTTCGCTGTTTCATACTGCTTGTAAAACATCGCCAGCTTGGCTATCAGCGCCCAGCAGACACCGGAAGAAATACGCCACGCTTCATTATTGTTATACACGTCCGGCAAATGAGGCGCGCAAGCTGTCAGCTCGCTCACCACAAAATCATACACCTCTTTTTCTGAGTTACGGGTAGTATTACTATTGGCCGGCTCCAGCGATTCCGTCACAATCGGAATGCCGCCAAAGAAAAGCATCATCTCCATGTGATAATAAGCGCGCATGGCCCTCGCCTCATATTTGTAGCGGTCTTTCAGCGAAGAATCCATATAACAGCGGTCTACGTTTTCAAGGAACCGGCAGGCGCGGCGGATATCCTTATAATCGTCCCGCCACAGGTTCAACGCCACGTCCCAGTTGCTGTTCTGTAATCCTTTGGCGTACGCCTCATAGGCGCCGCGGGTATCCTGGCGTGCCACAGCCTCATCACTCAAAGCGGAGAGGAACATCAGCTGCCGCCCGCTGGAACCACCCGGCAGACCGGCATACACCGACCCCAATGCACCGGTGGCATTGGCTTCTGTCTTCCACCAGTTATCATCCGTCACACTCACCGGGTCATCATGGGTGAGAAACTTTTCACAACTGCTGCATGTCAGCATCACGGCTGAAAAAATGACTGCATATATCTTTTTCATACGACCATTATTAAAGTTGAACATTAATACCGGCAATAAATGCCTTCATGATACCATAGGTCCACTGATCTCCCTGGCTTTCGGCATCAGTGAGCTTCATCTTCGTAAAGGTGATCGGGTTCTGTGCGTTCACGTATACCCGCAAGCCACGGATACCAACGCGCTTCAGCCAGTCGGCCTGCGAATTGTACCCCAGCTGGATATACTTCACCCGCATGTATGCTCCGTTCTGAAACCAGAAATCAGAGGATAACTTGTTATTGGTGGGCAACGTGTTCAAACGCGGGAACATCGCGCTGGTACGTTGAGGTGTCCAGTAGTTGTCGGCATAAAAACGGGTAGGCACCCCGCCGTCTTTACTGTTGTCCATCGGCAACGCCAGCATTCCTTCCAGCACTACGTCAGATTTACCGGTACCCTGCAACAAAAACTCAAGATCGAAATTTTTATACGCCACCCGGAAATTGGCGAAGTAATTCAGGCGTGGGATAGGGTTACCAATCAACGTCTGGTCGGACCCGTCAATAGCTTTATTGCCACTAAGGTCGAGGTATTTGATATCCCCCGGCTGGGCGCCGGGCAACACCGGTATCAGCGGGTTGCCATCCTTGTCAAAGTCGCTTTCCTGCAGCAGTCCCGCGGTTTTGTAACCGAAGATGCCTCCGTACGGGCCGCCCTCCTGCTGAATAGAAGTGGAGCTCACATAAGGGCCGCTCAGCAGCGACACGATCTCGTTTTTGTTATAGGTCACGCCCGGCCGTAAAGACACCGCCACGTTCTTACCGATGTTGCCGTTATAATTCACGGAAGCCTCCCAGCCTGTGTTGCGCAGCTTCCCGGCGTTGATGGGCACTTTGTCTTCAAAGCCGCCGGTATAGGACAGCGGCGGACGCAGGATGATGTCTTTGGTGAGCTTGTTGTAATAGTCCACCACGATCTCCAGCTTGTTGTTAAACAAACCGATGTCTAACCCCACATCGGCCATATTCACTGTTTCCCAGCTCAGGTCCGGGTTACCGTAGTTGGTCTCCAGGCCGGAACCGGAATTGATCGTGGTTTGATACTGATACAGGTCCACGTCCGATTCATTGCCCAGCTGCCCGTAGGAAGCGCGCAGTTTCATATTGCTGACCGCTTTCACGGAAGACATGAATTTCTCTTTGCTGATGTTCCAGCCAAACGCTACGGACGGAAAGAAACCATATTTATGCCCTTTGGCAAATTTGGAAGATGCGTCCATTCGGCCGGTCAGCTCCAGCAGATACCTGTCCTGGTAAGAGTAATTCAACTTGGCATAGGACGACAACAGGGAGTTGATATACAAATACGTTCCGGCCGAGCTGGCACTCGTATTTTTTTCTTCCTGCGAATAACCCGCCATCAGGAAGAAGTGATGATCTTTTACATCGAGCGTGTAATCGGCATTGGCGGCAATGTAGTAGTACGTAGTCCTCGCCTGTGCATAAGCGCGCTGCTGCGTCCACGTTTGCAGCAACTGGCCGGTGTAATAGTCGAAGAAGTTATAGTTGTCCCGCAGGCTGCCCAGCAGGTCGCTGTTGAGGCGATAGCTGAACTGTCCCCGCAGGTTCAGTCCCGGTATCACTTCCCACTTCGGTTGCAGGTTAATGCTGGACTGTCCGTATTCGTTGACAAAACGGCCGCCTTTTTCAGCATAGGCAAGCGGGTTCACGATATCCACGTAACGGCCGTAGATCTCGGAGGAGCCTTCTTTCTGCGGATATTTGGGCAGAATGGTAGGCGGTACGCGGAACACGTCTTCCAGCAGGCGGGTGCCGTCATGCCCCAGCGTTCTGTTGGGCAGCAGGATATTACGTTTGATGGCCAGCAGGTCCATATTGATCTGGAAATTTTTTGTCAGCGACACGGACGTGTTGGCGCGGATATTATATTTCCTGCTGCTGGTCAGCGGTGTCATACCATCCTGGTACTGGTAATTGGCGTTCAGCGCAAAGCGGGCAAGGCTGTTACCGCCGCTCACGCCTACGGAGTGACTGGTGATAGGCGCTCTCTTGTTGACAATGACTTTCTGCCAATCGGTATTCGGGTATTTTACCGGGTCGGTGCCGGCGATGGTTTGTTGAATATCGTCTTCGGAATACAGGGGTGTTTTACCGGAATTGGCCAGGGCTTCATTGTACATGCGCATATATTGTGGAGCGTCTACCAGTGCGGGCATTTTAGTGGGTGACTGCACGCCGTAGTAACCGTCATAGGTAACGGCCACACGGCCGGGCGTACCGCGTTTGGTGGTGACGAGGATAACACCGCTGGCGGCTCTGGCGCCATAGATAGAGGCGGCGGCCGCATCTTTCAGTACGGTCACGCTTTCTACCGTGAGCGGGTCTATGAAGTTCATGTCCATCGGGATGCCGTCTACCAGCACCAGCGGATTGGAACCATTGAGAGAAGTAATACCGCGTATCTTGATGGTGGCCGCATCTCCGCCGGGCAGACCGGACGCCTGGCTTACCTGCAGACCGGTCACACCGCCCTGCAGCGATTGCGAAATGGTGGTGATGGGCTTGCCGCTCATCGCCGATTTTACATTCAGGGAAGCTACCGAACTGGCAATATGTTTACGCTGTTGCTCTGTAATGCCCACCACCACAACTTCATCGAGGGCGGACACTTTTTCTTTCAATGAGATGGAAAGACCGTTGTTGCTGCGCAGCACATTATATTCCGTCGCGATAAATCCTACGAGGCTGAATACCAGCGTAGCATTTCTGGGCGCCTGGATGGTGAAATAACCATCGGCATCGCTGGTGGTGCCACGGGAAGTGCCTTTGACGCCGATGGAAACGCCGGGCAGCGCTACGGGCGGCTCATGGGTATCGTACACACGGCCTTTGATGGTCAGCATACTGTCTTCCCGCGCGAGCTTCAGCGGCCGTACCGGCTGTTCTTCTTTGGGAACGATCGCCACCTGCGTGCCTACGATCGTATAGCCGAGACCGGTACCGTCGAGGGCTTTGTCCAGCACCTCCACCAGCCTTTTTCCGCGCAGGTGCAGCGTGATGTTTTTCTCACCGCGCAACAGTTCATCTTTGTAGAAAATACGCCAGTTGCTCTGCGCTTGTATCTGGCGGAAAAGCTCCGGCAGCGGAGCGTTGGTCACCCGCACATGGAGCGGGGTATTCTGCGAGTAGGTTTTTCCGTAGGCGCTCACCAGCCCTACGAACAACAGGATTATGATTAGCCGCATAACATGCCATAATTTGGCTGGCACTATGCCCACGGGCAGGTAGCGCCAACAAACGTAAAATTTTTGCATACATTTGTTTGGTTTAATTAATGAAATAGTTAACCGGGCCGCCTGTTACCGCAGGCAGTCTTCACCGGAAGATGTTACCGCATCTTCCGGTTTTTTTCGGCTTTTCGCTGATGTTTATCTGGTTTTAAAAATGATTGTCCCCCCTTGCTTTTCGTACTTCAATGAAGTGGAAGCTGCTATTATGTCAAGTACATCGTTCAGTGTTTTCTGCAGGTCAAGATTACCCGAAAATGTTTCATTGCCCGACCGCGCGTCTGTTGTTATTGGTTGATTGTAATACCTGGATAGTTTTCTGAGTATTTCATGTAATGATGTGTGTTCTGCTACAATAATCCCGTCTTTCCAGGAGATGTGCCCGGCCACGTTCACATTATCCACTGTCATTTGGCCATCCCGGCCGGCGTATGAGGCCCTGTTACCCGGTGACAGCTGTACCGGCGCGGCTGCTTTCCCCGGCCCCCTGAACGCTTCCAGCTGTACGCTGCCGCTGGCGAGGACTACCTGCGAGGCAGCATCTTCCCGGTAAGCAGAAATGTTGAACGCCGTGCCCAGTACAGCGATCTTCATATCGTTGGCGTATACGCTAAACGGACGGTCCGCGTCTGCGGCTACGTCAAAATAAGCTTCTCCTTCCAGGAACACTTCACGGCGACCGGCTGCGAATGCCGCAGGATACACCAGGCGGGACCCTGCATTGAGCCATACCCTGGTGCCGTCTTCCAGCTGCAGCGACGCCACGTTGCCGTAAGGCACCAGCAGCGTGTTAAACACCGGCCGGCCCGCGGCCAGCTCCTGCCGTATCTCCTGCGAGTCTATGCGTAACTGCGTGCCTTTTGCCTGGTAGGTGATGGCCGCATGCGTATTGCGGATGTTCAGCTGTTGCTGGTTGCCCAGTATCATACGGGTCACCGTGGAATCGCCCCGGGTGTAAGTCTGGCCGCTGGCGAAGGCCACCAGCGCCGGCAGCGCTTCCTGCGTGCGTTGCCACTGCCACCAGCCCATTCCGGCCGTCAGCAGCAAAGCTACGGCAGCGGCTACTTTCCACGACCGCCACCAGAGCCGCACGGGCGGCTGCGTGATGTCGGCGGCAATACGTTCCCACAGACCGGCTTTCTCCGCTATGGATAACTGCTCGTTACCGGACGCACGTACGATGGAGATCATTTTCTCTTTGTCGCCGCCCGCGCCTTCCGGCAGGTCGTCTTCCTTACCATATGAATGGTTGTTAATATCCATAGCTATTATTTGCCCCTATATAACAGAGCAGGCTGTTTCGTTTTTATAGACTTGTTTTGGAAAAAAATCTTAAAAATTTTTCAGACAGGTAAACAGCAACATGCTGAAGGCCGGGATAGTGGTGACCGGCATATCCTGCCGCAGCTGGCGGATAGCCCTGTAGGCAAGGGTCCTGCAGGTAGGTACGGAAATCTGCATCAGCTGTGCTACCTCCTCGTAGGAAAGTTCACAGTTATACTTCAGATAAAGAATTTCTTTCTGCCGCGCCGGTAGCTTGTTCATCTCGGCAGCCAGCCTGCGTAAGGCCCCCTGCTGCTCTTCCTCCGCAATGATCCTGCTTTGCGCATCGTTGGCCTCAAAAGTAAGCTGGAAATAGCTTTCGGCCCGGGTCATATCCGCCTGCAGCGAGAAGCGCGCGTTTTTCTTCAGGGAAGCATTCAGTTTACGCCGGAAAGAAACCAGCAGGTAAAAACGGATGTTGACCTGCCGCGCCAGGTTGCTACGCTGCAGATACAGGTCAGTAAACAGGTCATGAATACTGTCCATGATCATCTCCTTATCGGGAAAATACCGCAATGCATAGGCATAGAGCATATCAGCCGACGCTTCATACAGTACCCTGAAAGCCTGCTGATCGCCTGCTATCACGTTATTCCATAACGTTTCCTCGTTGACTCCGGTTAGCTTCATCAGATCATTGGATTATGGCAGATCGATATCGACTTTAAATTACACAACAGGAAATAAAATTAAAAATACATAGACGGGTTTAATATTATGAAATCATTATCATGTAGAGATCGTCTGAAAAGAAGAGAAAATAACACCGGAATTTACGGATTTACGATTTTTTGATGTTGATATTTTAAAAAAAAGCAGCGAAGATCGTCGGAACTTCGCTGCTTTTATAAATCTCGAAATCAAAAAATCGTAAATCAAAAAATCTAAAAATCATAGAACTGCCGCGATCGGTTAATCCTCAGATCACGCAGGATACCGGCTTTCGGGTTGATGGTGATACTGAACTGCCGGAAGGTGCCAAACGGGATCAGGTTAATGGACATCTGCCAGCAGTGCAGGTCCCTCGATATATACATGTTCGTATAGGCGATCTGCATATTGGTAAAGTCAAAGCCGCTGTTCAGGCCCACTTTCCATTTGGGAGTGAGGCTGAAGTCGCCGTTGAAGCTAACGTACTGGGTTATACGCTTGATGACGCCGCCGGAGTCGGGAATCAGCTGGTTGGTGTACGACAAGCTGTAAGACAGGTCCAGTCGCCACGGAATGT encodes:
- a CDS encoding S41 family peptidase, whose amino-acid sequence is MRKLFLLFLLSPSLALKAAAAPPSTDDSLKIYNRVLTAREMKEDLQLFRDIREKANSGLYRYRTKKQVDSIYKVAFREIRKPMPTTEYFKVILRLTDFEGSCHNYTEVGKDLMDFYNRQRGYFPYDLKYIQGNIIFNHQTAEIPAGSRVLSINGVPDTILMQSFYKYFTADGFNATQKWTGSVQRSFNYRYMIEYGVKDNFTVTFNPPYSKEVKTVTLPAVTLPVRKENLTHRYSAVVDSLIDYNVQPKYSFRMVDNATGLLSFRIFSMADGADDPRFPGYVRFIDSVFQSLDKNAVPNLILDIRSNPGGSDPTFEQPMMYLTDHPFKENISAYANFDRDTIPYMQYFWGVSTDSKWGPEEIKGGRAFLKSYLLPYKNGRSYQDSAHNPVYYPKQPAYKGHLYLMIDENTASAASHLASLVRAYARNVTIVGVETVGGYYCHNGHAGMVYELPHSKIKTKFSIMYVVQDAPVKPMQPEGRGIMPDHEVWQSYEDYMNRKDSQMEHVLRLIREKK
- a CDS encoding DinB family protein, which translates into the protein MIQTIRESLWRQFGGSIDMLTNAIAAYPETLWNEQKKFFYISYHVAVFLDYYLTIPAGPLTSPLSFTLSDDIPEEGIDDLVPDRLYSKEEILAYLQISRKKCHDLIFQMTEDDFAQLWVETESNKVMPVLELFLYNMRHVQHHAAQLNMILRKNTGNAPRWVRAAR
- the ung gene encoding uracil-DNA glycosylase, encoding MDVQIEESWKEILKDEFNKTYFAEIVMHLKHEKALGKTIYPAGNNIFNAFQQTPFDKVKVVILGQDPYHGPGQAHGLSFSVPDGIKPPPSLGNIYKEMQTDLGLDIPTSGNLTKWAEHGVLLLNAFLTVRASEPASHSKIGWENFTDAVIRKISDLKNDVVFLLWGRFAQDKQILIDATRHHILKAAHPSPFSAANGFFGCKHFSKTNELLLKAGIEPVDWRL
- a CDS encoding lysophospholipid acyltransferase family protein yields the protein MLKNILGRIYALYALLLFIITMMIVFIPILIASLWPEPKPTAFFIAIGRRWMNIYLPLIGCPARLKGQEYFAPGQTYVIVCNHNALMDIPVTTGYVPGANKTLAKASMAKIPVFNVLYKIGSILVDRSSEASRKQSVVDMKHALSLGIHMLLYPKVPATAPPIR
- a CDS encoding RagB/SusD family nutrient uptake outer membrane protein, with product MKKIYAVIFSAVMLTCSSCEKFLTHDDPVSVTDDNWWKTEANATGALGSVYAGLPGGSSGRQLMFLSALSDEAVARQDTRGAYEAYAKGLQNSNWDVALNLWRDDYKDIRRACRFLENVDRCYMDSSLKDRYKYEARAMRAYYHMEMMLFFGGIPIVTESLEPANSNTTRNSEKEVYDFVVSELTACAPHLPDVYNNNEAWRISSGVCWALIAKLAMFYKQYETAKMAAQKVIDQNVYKLYRSTNTKVNSFAELFTYAGELNKERVFFRDNGCSNAWRTFAPYGVGGQTVVSPTMKLVNSFETLQGKTLQELGPDSLALYQKDPFYKNNRDPRLVASVLVPGQVYEKDTLRPFASEGSDRIGILNSTATGFWVKKYLDPKDRNGASPSLDYMIIRYAEVLLNYAEALVELGDWQNPDVINHLNDIRTRAGMPVVDAGKYNTQEKLRQLIRRERTAELAFEGARFYDIRRWGILGDVMNGQVHGAVDPATGAPVLVETRSCNVERDFRYPIPLNELLANPKMTQNPLY
- a CDS encoding TonB-dependent receptor, yielding MRLIIILLFVGLVSAYGKTYSQNTPLHVRVTNAPLPELFRQIQAQSNWRIFYKDELLRGEKNITLHLRGKRLVEVLDKALDGTGLGYTIVGTQVAIVPKEEQPVRPLKLAREDSMLTIKGRVYDTHEPPVALPGVSIGVKGTSRGTTSDADGYFTIQAPRNATLVFSLVGFIATEYNVLRSNNGLSISLKEKVSALDEVVVVGITEQQRKHIASSVASLNVKSAMSGKPITTISQSLQGGVTGLQVSQASGLPGGDAATIKIRGITSLNGSNPLVLVDGIPMDMNFIDPLTVESVTVLKDAAAASIYGARAASGVILVTTKRGTPGRVAVTYDGYYGVQSPTKMPALVDAPQYMRMYNEALANSGKTPLYSEDDIQQTIAGTDPVKYPNTDWQKVIVNKRAPITSHSVGVSGGNSLARFALNANYQYQDGMTPLTSSRKYNIRANTSVSLTKNFQINMDLLAIKRNILLPNRTLGHDGTRLLEDVFRVPPTILPKYPQKEGSSEIYGRYVDIVNPLAYAEKGGRFVNEYGQSSINLQPKWEVIPGLNLRGQFSYRLNSDLLGSLRDNYNFFDYYTGQLLQTWTQQRAYAQARTTYYYIAANADYTLDVKDHHFFLMAGYSQEEKNTSASSAGTYLYINSLLSSYAKLNYSYQDRYLLELTGRMDASSKFAKGHKYGFFPSVAFGWNISKEKFMSSVKAVSNMKLRASYGQLGNESDVDLYQYQTTINSGSGLETNYGNPDLSWETVNMADVGLDIGLFNNKLEIVVDYYNKLTKDIILRPPLSYTGGFEDKVPINAGKLRNTGWEASVNYNGNIGKNVAVSLRPGVTYNKNEIVSLLSGPYVSSTSIQQEGGPYGGIFGYKTAGLLQESDFDKDGNPLIPVLPGAQPGDIKYLDLSGNKAIDGSDQTLIGNPIPRLNYFANFRVAYKNFDLEFLLQGTGKSDVVLEGMLALPMDNSKDGGVPTRFYADNYWTPQRTSAMFPRLNTLPTNNKLSSDFWFQNGAYMRVKYIQLGYNSQADWLKRVGIRGLRVYVNAQNPITFTKMKLTDAESQGDQWTYGIMKAFIAGINVQL
- a CDS encoding FecR family protein is translated as MDINNHSYGKEDDLPEGAGGDKEKMISIVRASGNEQLSIAEKAGLWERIAADITQPPVRLWWRSWKVAAAVALLLTAGMGWWQWQRTQEALPALVAFASGQTYTRGDSTVTRMILGNQQQLNIRNTHAAITYQAKGTQLRIDSQEIRQELAAGRPVFNTLLVPYGNVASLQLEDGTRVWLNAGSRLVYPAAFAAGRREVFLEGEAYFDVAADADRPFSVYANDMKIAVLGTAFNISAYREDAASQVVLASGSVQLEAFRGPGKAAAPVQLSPGNRASYAGRDGQMTVDNVNVAGHISWKDGIIVAEHTSLHEILRKLSRYYNQPITTDARSGNETFSGNLDLQKTLNDVLDIIAASTSLKYEKQGGTIIFKTR
- a CDS encoding RNA polymerase sigma factor → MKLTGVNEETLWNNVIAGDQQAFRVLYEASADMLYAYALRYFPDKEMIMDSIHDLFTDLYLQRSNLARQVNIRFYLLVSFRRKLNASLKKNARFSLQADMTRAESYFQLTFEANDAQSRIIAEEEQQGALRRLAAEMNKLPARQKEILYLKYNCELSYEEVAQLMQISVPTCRTLAYRAIRQLRQDMPVTTIPAFSMLLFTCLKNF